In the genome of Streptomyces lydicus, the window CAGGTTCACGATGACGGCTTCCTTCAGCATCGAGCCAGATACCCGAACCCACCACCGAGATCTCCGACATCTCTGCGGACGGGTAGCCGACCGGTTGGCATGCCCGTGCCTGTTCGGCAATCTCGGCGCTATCCAGGGAACGCCCCACGATGTCGAGCCGACTGTGAATGCCGAGCCCACCCTTGCCCACCTCGAACCAGCTCCACTCCAAGGAGACGGGTTCCAGCAACTCGTTCGCCTGCAGGAGGGCAGACATGCGTGCGGCCGTCTCAAGAGCTGGTTCCAGCTCCGGCGCGGTTACGTCCTCAAGATCCCAGAACCATGAGCCGCATTCCCTCGGTGCGCGCATCAGAGTCGGCATGGAACTTCCTTACGGTTTGGCCGCATTGGAATGCGGCGAGGCAACCGCCTTGGAGGCATCGCTCTGCCGGAGAGCTTTGCTGTCTGCTTACCCGGCGTTTCAGTACCGGCAGGAGTGCTCCTTCAGCTTGTCGCACGAGTCGATGTCGCGCAGGTCAGTTCCCAGTTTTAATTTTCCGTGGGATAACTTCTACTTTTCCTCCCCTTTCCTTGATCCAACGCTCGAGTTCAGCTCCGTCAATCTCTTGAACTCCCTCACCCCCGACGAATTCAATCGGCCCGAATACTGATCCTGACAATCCACGCAGGATCGTTCTATCGTCGAGTCTGACCTGAAAAGAATTTTCCTGCACTACCGCATTCGTCAAATCTGCCCCGCAGATTCTCACGTCCAGAAAGGACGCCCCCATGAGCCGCGCGCCGCGGAAGCTTGCACCTGATGCGTCCACGCCGTAGAGCGAGGCCTTCACAAAATCTGCCGCGTCGAGACTCGCGCCCCGCAGTACCGCATCGTCGAGGTTGGCTCGCACTAGTGAGGAACTGGTCAGGTTAGCTCCTGAAAGATCGGCACCCTCCATGTCGGCGCGATAGAAGTTGGCTTTGGCAAGGTTTACGTCAGTCAGCTTCGCGTCAGTGAACCACGACTCACCGAAGTCGCCGCCCGACATGTCCGCGCCGCTGAAGTCGAGACCGACCGCGTCAAGTGCTTGCTTGTCAGTCGCTAGCAGCCATTCCTGCAGACGCTCTGCAGCGATGGGGTCAGCGGGGAACCTCCGCGGCGCCCAGCCATTACGGGTACCAGATGACATGGTCTTCCCAGTCATTCTTCTGGACGATGCATTTAATGTCGTCGATCGCCGCTTGATTCGCGTTTCGGACGTCGAGGATAACTGTACGTCTTGGTGAGCATGTGGCTCACGGTGTAGCCGACCTTGGTAGGGCCCTGGGCGGTATCGGTGGATGCCCGCCACGGGTAGCGCACCCTCAGGCCGCCCGCGTGGATCAACCGATTGGCGTTCCCGGCGACTTCACGGAAGTGGTCGAAATTGTCGTAGAGGTATTTCTCGGCCTCGCCGGTGGTGGTGGAGTCGATGAACTGTACGCCCCGGTGGAACTCGTCATCACTGAAGGCGTCCGCGTGCAGGTGCCGGAGCTCCGAGAGCTGGCCGTCGGTCAGCTCGGACGTCCATTCGTCCATGCGTCGGGCGCCGTTGGGCATGCCCGGCGCCGCGATGTCCTGCGGGATGAGGTAGCCGGGGTCGGCCCCGGCTACCACCAACGGCACTCCGGCTTCTGCGGCGCGCGCCTCGGGAAGAGGTGCGGCCACCGGCTTTAAGGGAGCCGGCGCGTCTTCGGGGGCGCCATCGGCCTCGACCGGTTCCATGAGCAACGATCGATTGCTTCCGGACCGCATGGTGAGATCCATGAAACTCTCCAGGTTGTCCGCCCGCGATCCCGCGAGCTTGCCCAATGCCCGGGCGCTCCGCCCGGGGCCTCGGCCGTAGGGCCCGGCCGTGTACCCGGGGAACGCAAGTTCGCCTAATCTGGGTGTTCCGGGTGGCGCTGAGGGGAGGCCGTACCCGGAAGGCCCGTGGACGCAGGAACGCTCTGCGTCGTGCTCGGGAACCAGTGCCGCTTCGATATGCAGGCAGGGACGGACCAGCAGATGCAGGTGAGGTATGAGACCGGACTCGTGCCCTTTGCAAGCCCGCTCGGGCGAGAATCGCGACATCGGGTGACGGGAGAGGCGAGCGACGGCGAGGGG includes:
- a CDS encoding pentapeptide repeat-containing protein, which gives rise to MTGKTMSSGTRNGWAPRRFPADPIAAERLQEWLLATDKQALDAVGLDFSGADMSGGDFGESWFTDAKLTDVNLAKANFYRADMEGADLSGANLTSSSLVRANLDDAVLRGASLDAADFVKASLYGVDASGASFRGARLMGASFLDVRICGADLTNAVVQENSFQVRLDDRTILRGLSGSVFGPIEFVGGEGVQEIDGAELERWIKERGGKVEVIPRKIKTGN